A genomic stretch from Oreochromis aureus strain Israel breed Guangdong linkage group 17, ZZ_aureus, whole genome shotgun sequence includes:
- the pgm1 gene encoding phosphoglucomutase-1, which yields MVKITTVKTKPYTDQKPGTSGLRKRVTVFQQNQHYAENFIQSIISVIEPAERQTATLVVGGDGRFFMKDAIQLIVQISAANGINHLVIGHNGIMSTPAVSCVIRKIKAVGGIILTASHNPGGPNGDFGIKYNISSGGPAPEGITNKIFEISKGLQEYHICPDLKVDLSKIGKQTFEVDTFKPFTVEIVDSVDDYAEMLRGIFDFVALKELLSGANHINVRLDAMHGVVGPYVKKIVCEELGSPANSAVNCVPQEDFGGHHPDPNLTYAADLVKTMKGGEYDFGAAFDGDGDRNMVLGKHGFFVNPSDSVAVIAANIKSIPYFQKTGVKGLARSMPTSGALDNVAKTLQMDLYETPTGWKFFGNLMDAGKLSLCGEESFGTGSDHIREKDGLWAVLAWLSILATRKQSVEEILKDHWQKFGRNFFTRYDYEEVDSDAANKMMKDLEATMSDASFKGKKFSSGDKTYEVAIADNFAYTDPVDGSVSKNQGLRIIFSDGSRVIFRLSGTGSAGATIRLYIDSYEKDAQKIYQDPQAILAPLVDIALKLSQLHERTGRTGPTVIT from the exons ATGGTGAAAATTACGACAGTGAAGACCAAGCCGTACACGGACCAGAAGCCCGGCACGAGCGGTCTGAGGAAGCGGGTGACGGTGTTTCAGCAGAACCAGCACTATGCGGAAAACTTCATCCAGAGCATTATCTCTGTCATCGAGCCTGCCGAGCGCCAGACGGCCACTCTGGTGGTGGGAGGGGATGGCAGGTTTTTCATGAAAGACGCTATTCAGCTGATCGTCCAGATTTCAGCTGCCAACGGG ATAAATCACCTAGTGATTGGTCACAATGGCATCATGTCCACCCCAGCAGTCTCCTGTGTGATCCGCAAGATAAAAGCAGTGGGTGGCATCATCCTCACAGCTAGTCACAACCCCGGAGGCCCCAATGGAGACTTTGGCATCAAGTACAACATTTCCAGTGGAG GACCTGCTCCAGAGGGcatcacaaataaaatatttgagaTCAGTAAAGGCCTGCAGGAGTATCACATCTGCCCAGACCTCAAAGTGGATTTGTCTAAGATTGGCAAGCAGACCTTTGAAGTGGACACTTTCAAGCCCTTCACAG TGGAGATTGTGGACTCAGTTGATGACTATGCAGAGATGCTAAGGGGGATATTTGACTTTGTTGCACTGAAGGAGCTTCTTTCAGGAGCCAATCACATTAATGTCAGACTGGATGCCATGCATGGAG TGGTTGGTCCTTATGTGAAGAAGATAGTGTGTGAAGAGCTGGGGTCTCCAGCAAACTCTGCGGTCAATTGTGTCCCCCAGGAAGACTTTGGTGGTCACCACCCTGACCCCAACTTGACCTATGCTGCTGACCTGgtcaaaacaatgaaaggtggagAATATGACTTTGGAGCTGCATTTGATGGTGATGGT GATCGCAACATGGTTTTGGGTAAACATGGCTTCTTTGTGAACCCCTCGGACTCTGTGGCTGTCATTGCTGCTAACATCAAAAGCATCCCGTACTTCCAGAAGACCGGCGTCAAAGGACTGGCCCGTAGCATGCCTACCAGTGGAGCCTTGGACAA tgtggcTAAAACGCTGCAGATGGACCTGTATGAGACTCCAACTGGCTGGAAGTTCTTTGGGAATTTGATGGATGCTGGTAAACTCTCTCTGTGTGGAGAGGAGAGCTTTGGCACTG GCTCGGATCATATCCGTGAGAAGGACGGCTTGTGGGCGGTGCTTGCGTGGCTGTCAATCTTAGCCACCAGGAAACAGAGCGTGGAGGAGATACTGAAAGATCACTGGCAGAAGTTTGGCAGGAACTTTTTCACCAG GTACGACTATGAGGAAGTTGACTCAGATGCTGCCAATAAGATGATGAAGGATCTGGAGGCGACAATGTCCGATGCATCCTTTAAAGGAAAGAAGTTCTCATCGGGTGATAAGACCTACGAGGTTGCCATCGCTGACAATTTTGCCTATACAGACCCTGTCGATGGGAGTGTTTCCAAAAACCAG GGCCTCCGAATCATCTTCTCCGATGGTTCGAGGGTCATTTTCCGTCTCAGCGGTACAGGCAGTGCTGGAGCAACCATCAGGCTCTACATAGACAGCTACGAGAAGGACGCGCAGAAAATTTACCAGGATCCAcag GCGATCCTGGCTCCTCTGGTAGACATCGCTCTCAAGCTCTCCCAGCTCCACGAGAGGACTGGACGCACCGGCCCGACTGTGATCACATGA